AGGTGTTGTGTTTCGTGTATTAATATTTAAAGATATTCAAGAATGTCACGGATAGGAAATAAAGTTATCGTTTTACCAGCCGGTATTTCAGTTGCCGTTGGCGATGATAACGTCGTGTCGGTAAAAGGTCCTAAGGGCACTTTGTCTCAGACAGTTGATAGCGATATCATTGTTGAAGTAGAAGGAAATGAGCTTAAAGTTAAGCGCCCTACGGAACAGAAACGTCATAAAGCATTGCATGGTCTTTATCGTTCTTTGATCAATAACATGGTGATCGGAGTGGGGGAAGGCTACAAGAAAGAGTTAGAGATAATCGGGGTGGGTTACAAGGCGAGCTCAGCAAATAATGTGCTTGAATTGCAACTTGGTTTTTCTCACAACATTTTCATGGCGATACCAAGTGAAATTAAGTTGACA
This Dyadobacter sp. UC 10 DNA region includes the following protein-coding sequences:
- the rplF gene encoding 50S ribosomal protein L6, translating into MSRIGNKVIVLPAGISVAVGDDNVVSVKGPKGTLSQTVDSDIIVEVEGNELKVKRPTEQKRHKALHGLYRSLINNMVIGVGEGYKKELEIIGVGYKASSANNVLELQLGFSHNIFMAIPSEIKLTTTSEKGQNPKVILEGIDKELIGSVAAKIKSLRKVEPYKGKGIRFVGEIVRRKAGKSASKK